One Streptococcus sp. zg-86 DNA window includes the following coding sequences:
- the thiT gene encoding energy-coupled thiamine transporter ThiT, which translates to MSKNLNALVEVALFAALAMVLSFIPDFIGWFNPSFGAIPLILFSLRRGAKYGLLAGLIWGLLHFVLGKVYYLSFSQVFLEYILAFVAMGLAGYLAPSFQTALKTKEYTKALLRAFLATSLAVLVRYVIHYIAGVIFWGSYAPEGVSAYWYSFTVNGTAGGLTLFVVLLVLGILIPANPRFFLPNK; encoded by the coding sequence ATGTCCAAAAATCTCAATGCCCTTGTTGAAGTAGCCCTCTTTGCGGCTCTTGCTATGGTCTTATCCTTTATTCCCGACTTTATCGGTTGGTTTAATCCATCCTTTGGCGCTATTCCCTTAATACTATTCTCTTTACGTAGAGGTGCAAAATACGGGCTCTTGGCAGGTTTGATTTGGGGCTTGCTCCACTTTGTCCTTGGTAAGGTCTACTATCTCTCCTTCTCTCAAGTCTTTTTGGAATACATTCTTGCCTTTGTCGCAATGGGACTAGCAGGCTATCTGGCACCTAGTTTCCAAACAGCATTAAAAACAAAAGAGTATACCAAAGCACTCCTACGAGCCTTTCTAGCTACTAGTCTTGCTGTCCTTGTTCGCTACGTGATTCACTACATTGCTGGTGTTATCTTTTGGGGCAGTTATGCTCCTGAAGGCGTGTCTGCTTACTGGTATTCCTTTACCGTCAATGGAACAGCAGGTGGACTGACCCTCTTTGTTGTCCTACTTGTCTTGGGTATTCTCATACCTGCCAATCCACGTTTTTTCTTGCCAAATAAATAA
- a CDS encoding DUF368 domain-containing protein — MTSFIARVVKGMIIALGFILPGVSGGVLAAILGIYERMIRFLAHIRENFIENVLFFIPVGIGGILGIALFSYPVEYLLEHYQVIVLWGFAGAIVGTIPSLIKESTQHSKRDMADLAWLCGTFFLSGLLLYFLNDLVGTLPATFASFVLAGALIALGILVPGLSPSNLLLILGIYTPMLNGFKSLDLIGTFLPIAIGGVLAMLAFSKAMDLALKYYHSRVYHFIIGIVLSSTVLILIPQAGNEESISYAGAGIGTWFLALVLFGLGIWLGLWMSKLEEKYK, encoded by the coding sequence ATGACATCTTTTATTGCAAGAGTTGTAAAGGGAATGATTATTGCCCTTGGTTTTATCTTACCTGGTGTATCAGGAGGCGTATTAGCAGCAATTTTGGGAATCTATGAACGGATGATTCGTTTTCTTGCCCATATTCGCGAGAATTTTATTGAAAATGTCCTCTTCTTCATTCCAGTAGGAATTGGAGGAATTTTAGGAATTGCCCTCTTCTCCTATCCCGTCGAATACCTCTTGGAACACTATCAAGTCATCGTCTTATGGGGATTTGCAGGAGCTATTGTCGGAACGATTCCCAGTCTCATCAAGGAATCTACCCAGCATAGCAAACGAGATATGGCTGACCTCGCTTGGCTGTGCGGAACCTTTTTCCTATCTGGTTTGCTTCTTTATTTCCTCAATGATTTAGTAGGAACCTTACCAGCTACTTTTGCTAGCTTTGTTTTGGCTGGAGCCTTGATTGCCTTGGGGATTTTGGTACCTGGGCTCAGTCCTTCCAATCTTCTCCTCATTTTAGGGATTTATACTCCTATGCTCAATGGCTTTAAATCACTTGATTTGATTGGTACCTTCTTACCCATTGCAATCGGTGGTGTTCTTGCCATGCTAGCCTTTTCAAAAGCTATGGACTTGGCTCTCAAATATTACCATTCTCGAGTGTATCACTTCATCATTGGAATTGTTCTGTCTAGTACTGTCTTAATCCTCATTCCTCAAGCTGGAAATGAAGAGTCCATTTCCTACGCTGGCGCAGGCATTGGAACCTGGTTTCTTGCACTAGTCCTCTTTGGATTGGGGATTTGGCTAGGTCTTTGGATGAGTAAACTGGAGGAAAAATACAAGTAA
- the rfbB gene encoding dTDP-glucose 4,6-dehydratase — protein MSEFKNIIVTGGAGFIGSNFVHYVYNNHPDVHVTVLDKLTYAGNRANLVEILGERVELVVGDIADSELVDQLAAKADAIVHYAAESHNDNSLNDPSPFIHTNFIGTYTLLEAARKYDIRFHHVSTDEVYGDLPLREDLPGHGEGPGEKFTAETKYNPSSPYSSTKAASDLIVKAWVRSFGVKATISNCSNNYGPYQHIEKFIPRQITNILSGIKPKLYGEGKNVRDWIHTNDHSSGVWTILTKGEIGETYLIGADGEKNNKEVLELILEKMGQPADAYDHVTDRAGHDLRYAIDASKLRDELGWKPEFTNFEAGLEETIKWYTDHADWWQAEKEAVEANYAKTQKVIK, from the coding sequence ATGTCTGAATTTAAAAATATTATCGTCACAGGTGGAGCTGGTTTTATCGGCTCAAACTTTGTACATTATGTCTATAATAATCATCCGGATGTCCATGTGACAGTCTTGGATAAGTTAACCTATGCTGGAAACCGTGCCAATCTAGTTGAGATTCTAGGTGAGCGTGTTGAGCTTGTGGTTGGCGATATTGCTGACAGTGAGTTGGTTGATCAGTTAGCAGCAAAAGCAGATGCGATTGTTCACTATGCCGCAGAAAGCCACAATGACAATTCACTGAATGACCCAAGTCCCTTCATTCATACGAACTTTATCGGAACCTATACTCTGTTAGAAGCAGCACGTAAATACGATATTCGCTTCCACCATGTATCAACAGATGAGGTTTATGGGGACCTTCCGCTTCGCGAAGATTTACCAGGTCATGGTGAGGGCCCAGGTGAGAAATTCACGGCTGAAACCAAATACAATCCAAGTTCACCGTATTCATCAACCAAGGCAGCTTCTGACTTGATTGTGAAGGCTTGGGTACGTTCATTTGGTGTCAAAGCAACAATTTCCAACTGTTCAAACAACTACGGACCTTACCAACACATTGAGAAATTTATTCCACGTCAAATTACTAATATTTTGAGCGGTATCAAGCCAAAATTATATGGTGAAGGAAAAAATGTTCGTGACTGGATTCATACTAATGACCATTCCTCTGGTGTGTGGACGATTTTGACTAAGGGTGAAATTGGTGAAACCTACCTAATCGGTGCTGATGGTGAGAAGAATAACAAGGAAGTCTTGGAGTTGATTTTAGAGAAAATGGGTCAACCTGCTGATGCCTATGACCACGTAACAGACCGTGCTGGTCACGACCTACGTTATGCGATCGATGCAAGCAAACTCCGCGATGAGCTTGGTTGGAAACCAGAATTTACCAACTTTGAAGCAGGTCTGGAAGAAACGATCAAATGGTATACAGACCATGCAGATTGGTGGCAGGCTGAAAAAGAAGCCGTTGAAGCTAACTATGCGAAAACACAGAAGGTCATTAAATAA
- a CDS encoding dTDP-4-dehydrorhamnose 3,5-epimerase family protein, translating into MTENFFGKTLAARKIDAIPGMLEFDIPVHGDNRGWFKENFQKEKMLPLGFPETFFAEGKLQNNVSFSRKHVLRGLHAEPWDKYISVADGGKVLGSWVDLREGDTFGNVYQTEIDASKGIFVPRGVANGFQVLSDTVAYSYLVNDYWALELKPKYAFVNYADPSLGIKWENLEAAEVSEADKNHPMLQDVKPLRKEDL; encoded by the coding sequence ATGACAGAGAATTTTTTTGGTAAGACCTTAGCAGCTAGAAAGATTGATGCTATTCCTGGCATGTTAGAGTTTGACATTCCTGTTCATGGGGACAATCGTGGTTGGTTTAAGGAGAATTTTCAAAAAGAGAAAATGTTGCCCTTAGGGTTTCCAGAGACTTTCTTTGCGGAAGGAAAACTCCAAAATAATGTCAGCTTTTCTCGTAAGCATGTCTTGCGTGGACTCCATGCAGAGCCTTGGGATAAATACATTTCTGTTGCGGACGGCGGAAAAGTGCTCGGTTCTTGGGTTGATTTACGTGAGGGAGATACGTTTGGAAATGTCTACCAGACAGAGATTGATGCGAGCAAGGGGATTTTTGTTCCGCGTGGTGTGGCAAACGGCTTTCAAGTCCTATCTGATACGGTAGCCTACAGCTACTTGGTGAACGATTACTGGGCCTTGGAATTAAAACCAAAATACGCCTTTGTCAACTATGCAGATCCAAGTTTGGGCATCAAATGGGAAAATCTTGAGGCAGCAGAAGTATCTGAGGCTGATAAGAATCACCCAATGCTTCAGGATGTTAAACCCTTGAGAAAAGAAGATTTGTAA
- a CDS encoding glycosyltransferase family protein encodes MLQKTYSFFNRLLTIVMLLIALYWLLTSTIVLAGATQVMLVIIVIGIALVALLPNLCRWCYRMLMRYKLVLLVLAVIYQLVLVLVTNLMIRSDAAMVFSGATHIVDHSIISLYLSRYPNNLLLFLYERFFYNLFSGNAIWVMQGFNILYANSAGWILYKVAQKQFGQGIADVVFSFYLFFIAFTPQFLTMYTDIMVLPVIALQLYCIFELFYLNQHQVSRKSLLAVLLALITALGVWLRPTLIILPLAVFLVQFFVQNWKQYLQILLVFLAVFAVSYKGLTSVKDTQTEVIIHKEYSITALAYIDLGLTYVGTDQIDFQAGLSQFVTDETRVDENYDGRFSNQVVMKDIKRRLKDYTLSTFIGHILHKQNLTMRDGTLGWGYQDASKEGVYYINPLYAKTVHHPIAQKIRNYLIYTDQPSYRYYRYFIQVIYIILIFGFVYQFLRYSPDSRESMLSLAVFGGLLFLMIFEGGKTRYLIQFLPQIILLSSLGYAKLGNRLVGRRKDG; translated from the coding sequence ATGTTACAGAAAACTTATTCATTTTTTAATCGCTTGTTAACCATTGTCATGCTACTCATAGCTCTTTATTGGCTCCTTACGAGTACCATAGTGTTAGCAGGAGCAACGCAAGTCATGCTTGTCATTATTGTTATCGGAATTGCGCTTGTTGCCTTATTGCCTAATCTATGTAGGTGGTGTTATCGCATGCTGATGAGGTATAAGCTGGTGCTTTTAGTTCTTGCTGTCATCTATCAGCTGGTGCTTGTTCTTGTGACTAATCTGATGATTCGTTCGGATGCAGCAATGGTCTTTAGTGGCGCAACTCATATTGTAGATCATAGCATTATCTCCTTATATCTTTCGCGCTATCCAAATAATCTTTTACTGTTCTTATATGAACGATTTTTCTACAATTTATTTTCGGGAAATGCTATCTGGGTTATGCAAGGCTTTAATATCCTCTATGCCAATAGTGCGGGATGGATACTGTATAAGGTTGCTCAAAAGCAATTCGGCCAAGGAATTGCTGATGTAGTATTTAGTTTTTATCTATTTTTTATTGCTTTTACACCACAATTTCTGACCATGTATACAGATATTATGGTGCTTCCAGTGATTGCATTGCAACTCTATTGTATCTTTGAGCTATTCTATTTGAATCAGCATCAAGTTAGTAGGAAATCTTTACTAGCTGTCCTACTTGCTTTGATAACTGCACTTGGTGTGTGGCTAAGACCGACCTTGATCATCTTGCCATTGGCTGTATTTTTGGTTCAATTTTTTGTGCAGAACTGGAAACAGTACCTACAGATTTTGTTGGTATTTCTAGCTGTTTTTGCCGTTAGTTATAAAGGATTGACGAGTGTAAAAGATACCCAAACAGAGGTGATTATTCATAAGGAATATAGTATAACAGCCTTAGCTTATATAGATTTAGGACTGACTTACGTAGGAACAGATCAGATTGATTTTCAGGCGGGATTATCCCAGTTTGTGACTGATGAGACCCGAGTGGATGAAAACTATGATGGTCGATTTTCTAACCAAGTTGTGATGAAGGATATTAAACGCCGATTGAAAGACTACACGCTATCAACTTTTATCGGTCATATTCTGCATAAGCAAAATCTCACTATGCGAGATGGAACCTTAGGGTGGGGGTATCAAGATGCTAGTAAAGAGGGAGTTTATTATATCAACCCTCTTTATGCTAAAACAGTACATCATCCAATTGCGCAAAAGATTCGAAACTATCTAATTTATACAGATCAGCCAAGTTATCGCTATTACCGTTATTTTATTCAAGTTATTTATATCATTTTGATATTCGGATTTGTTTATCAATTCCTGCGTTATAGCCCAGATAGTAGAGAAAGCATGCTTAGTTTAGCTGTCTTTGGTGGTTTGTTGTTTCTGATGATTTTTGAGGGTGGTAAGACTCGCTATCTGATTCAATTTTTACCACAAATTATTCTGTTATCCAGTCTAGGCTATGCTAAATTAGGCAATAGGCTGGTGGGGAGGAGAAAAGATGGCTAG
- a CDS encoding phosphoribosylanthranilate isomerase codes for MYHRFLEIAQALNELGIIPLLMGSVGLEQRTGRSWAAHDLDIHVPSDPRGWEAPDEERIYRATELIAMMEQLGYTLVDRHEHEFQKEDCSVEFGGLHSLPAFAGIPLEELEEIRDGDVRYYLPTLEQYLNIYQASSKDSYRNDKNNQKDFAKIAYLKEVLKK; via the coding sequence ATGTATCATCGTTTTTTAGAGATTGCGCAAGCCTTAAATGAATTGGGAATTATTCCTCTTTTAATGGGATCTGTTGGTCTAGAGCAGCGAACAGGTAGAAGTTGGGCTGCTCATGATTTGGATATTCATGTCCCTAGTGACCCTAGGGGTTGGGAAGCTCCTGATGAAGAGCGAATTTATCGAGCAACTGAATTGATTGCAATGATGGAACAACTAGGTTATACCTTGGTAGATCGCCACGAACATGAATTTCAAAAGGAAGATTGTTCAGTAGAATTCGGTGGTCTTCATTCGCTCCCAGCTTTTGCAGGTATTCCACTAGAAGAATTAGAGGAGATAAGAGATGGCGATGTCCGCTATTATTTGCCCACTCTAGAGCAATATCTAAACATCTATCAAGCATCTTCCAAAGACAGTTATCGTAATGATAAGAATAATCAAAAAGACTTTGCTAAAATTGCATATTTAAAAGAAGTATTAAAAAAATAA
- a CDS encoding DUF4430 domain-containing protein, whose product MKKWMLSIVSLIAGLFLVACQPQTSQTETEKTYTATLKVTFPDDKVVEEKVTFKEDDSVMDILEEHHKIEEKDGLVTVIDDVSQSPEKNTYWMYDVNDELAPKGAKEMHISDGDTVTFYLQTFQ is encoded by the coding sequence ATGAAAAAATGGATGCTTAGTATCGTATCACTTATTGCAGGTTTATTTTTGGTTGCCTGTCAACCACAGACAAGTCAGACAGAAACGGAAAAAACCTATACAGCTACCTTAAAAGTAACTTTTCCAGATGATAAGGTAGTAGAGGAAAAAGTAACCTTCAAGGAAGATGATTCTGTTATGGATATCTTAGAAGAACACCATAAAATTGAAGAAAAAGATGGCTTGGTGACTGTCATTGATGATGTCAGCCAAAGCCCTGAAAAAAATACCTATTGGATGTATGATGTCAATGATGAATTGGCACCAAAAGGTGCAAAAGAGATGCACATTTCGGATGGTGATACTGTAACATTCTACTTGCAGACCTTCCAATAA
- a CDS encoding glycosyltransferase family 2 protein produces MARVNPILYMVIPCYNEEQVLPETSGLFLAKLEQLIADKLVSKESRILYVNDGSSDKTWELIEEYAQNPYVVGIAQSRNRGHQSTVLAGMMEAKEAADIVITIDCDGQDDINCMDEMVKAYQNGAEVVYGVRKKRTTDTFFKRATAEGFYNLLEKLGVEVIFNHADYRLMSKRALEALSEFSEVNLFLRGMVPMVGFNYAIVEYDRFERIAGESHYPLSKMIGLAIDGITSLSVKPLRFITGLGVITSIVSFLFILWTIFRHFFGFTVSGWASTVTIIAFIGGIQLISIGIIGEYIGKIYLETKKRPRYIIDKRTDKKR; encoded by the coding sequence ATGGCTAGAGTAAATCCAATCCTATACATGGTTATTCCATGTTACAATGAAGAACAGGTATTACCTGAAACATCAGGTCTCTTTTTAGCAAAATTAGAGCAACTCATTGCAGATAAGTTGGTGTCAAAAGAGAGTAGAATCCTGTATGTAAATGACGGTAGTTCGGATAAGACATGGGAGCTGATTGAGGAATATGCACAAAATCCGTATGTAGTGGGCATTGCTCAGTCCAGAAACCGTGGACACCAAAGCACTGTATTAGCAGGTATGATGGAAGCAAAAGAAGCAGCTGATATTGTGATTACGATTGATTGTGACGGACAAGATGATATCAATTGTATGGACGAGATGGTAAAAGCTTATCAAAATGGAGCAGAAGTAGTCTATGGTGTTCGCAAAAAACGCACGACAGACACCTTTTTCAAGCGAGCAACAGCAGAAGGATTTTATAACTTGCTTGAAAAACTAGGGGTTGAAGTCATTTTTAACCATGCAGACTATCGCTTGATGTCAAAGCGTGCTTTAGAAGCTCTGTCAGAATTTTCTGAGGTGAATCTGTTTTTACGCGGAATGGTGCCGATGGTTGGTTTTAACTATGCTATTGTAGAATACGACCGTTTTGAACGGATTGCAGGAGAAAGTCATTATCCACTTAGCAAGATGATAGGCCTTGCTATCGATGGTATTACGAGCTTGAGTGTCAAACCTTTACGGTTTATAACAGGACTGGGGGTGATTACTTCGATAGTTTCTTTCCTATTTATTTTATGGACCATTTTCCGACACTTTTTCGGCTTTACAGTCTCAGGTTGGGCTAGTACGGTTACGATTATTGCCTTTATTGGTGGGATTCAGTTGATTTCAATCGGGATTATCGGCGAATATATCGGAAAAATTTATCTTGAGACGAAAAAGCGTCCCCGCTATATTATTGATAAGCGAACAGATAAAAAAAGGTAG
- a CDS encoding glycoside hydrolase family 25 protein — MRKKIHPIFVALFFLLFTGLILVTRGLGQEQTEQATSATSDSSSTSEPSYHASSVHITNALEMKPIIDVSGWQRPSDIDYDTLSSHISGAIIRVQSGSHTKKDNNASDESGLDKHYKTHIKEFQERGIPVAVYAYVTGNSIESMKKEAKSFYEASSKYKPTYYWLDVEEKTMDDMNAGVEAFRQELADLGAKNIGIYVGTYFMAEHNISVDKFTALWIPTYGTNSGYYNAAPATDLDYDLHQYTSVGSLSGFAHHLDLNLITTLKEPNEVYQKLFTSPE; from the coding sequence ATGAGAAAGAAAATACACCCTATATTTGTTGCCCTCTTTTTCCTCTTGTTTACAGGCTTGATTCTGGTAACAAGGGGCTTAGGACAGGAACAAACTGAACAAGCAACTTCCGCTACTAGCGACTCCAGTAGTACCAGCGAACCGAGCTATCATGCGAGTTCCGTACACATTACCAATGCCCTCGAAATGAAACCCATCATCGATGTGTCTGGCTGGCAACGGCCATCTGATATTGACTACGATACCCTATCGTCTCATATATCTGGTGCTATTATTCGAGTACAAAGTGGGTCGCATACAAAAAAAGACAATAACGCCTCTGATGAAAGTGGTCTCGATAAACATTACAAGACCCATATCAAGGAATTTCAAGAGCGTGGGATTCCAGTAGCTGTCTATGCCTATGTCACAGGAAATAGTATCGAGTCGATGAAGAAAGAAGCAAAATCTTTCTATGAAGCCTCTTCTAAATACAAACCGACCTACTATTGGCTTGATGTCGAGGAAAAAACCATGGACGATATGAATGCCGGTGTCGAAGCTTTTCGTCAGGAATTAGCCGATCTTGGAGCAAAAAATATCGGTATCTATGTTGGAACCTATTTCATGGCGGAACACAATATTTCTGTTGATAAGTTTACTGCCCTTTGGATTCCGACTTATGGAACCAACTCTGGCTATTACAATGCTGCTCCTGCGACTGATTTAGACTACGACTTACACCAATATACCTCTGTAGGATCACTTAGCGGCTTTGCCCATCATTTGGACCTCAATCTTATTACAACACTAAAAGAGCCAAATGAGGTCTACCAAAAGTTGTTTACAAGCCCTGAATAA
- a CDS encoding aminoacyl-tRNA deacylase, producing MAKQKKRKKTLVDQILDKAGLDHDSLELNALEGKLPKDVEKHQIYKTLALIGDKTGPVIGIVPITEHLSEKALAKISGNKKVSMIPQKDLEKTTGYVHGANNPIGIRQKHRFPIYIDQSALELGQIIVSAGELGRSIRMDSQALADFVGAEFADLITKAD from the coding sequence ATGGCCAAGCAAAAGAAACGCAAAAAAACCTTGGTGGACCAAATTTTAGATAAGGCAGGGCTTGACCATGATAGTCTTGAACTCAACGCACTTGAAGGCAAACTACCGAAAGATGTGGAAAAACATCAGATTTACAAAACACTTGCCTTAATCGGTGATAAGACAGGGCCCGTTATCGGCATCGTTCCTATTACAGAACACCTATCAGAAAAGGCATTAGCCAAGATTTCTGGTAATAAAAAAGTCAGCATGATTCCCCAAAAAGATTTGGAAAAAACAACCGGCTATGTCCACGGTGCCAACAATCCTATTGGTATTCGCCAGAAGCATCGTTTTCCAATCTATATCGATCAATCTGCCTTAGAATTGGGACAAATCATCGTCTCAGCTGGAGAACTTGGCCGCTCTATTCGAATGGATAGCCAAGCATTAGCTGATTTTGTCGGAGCAGAATTTGCAGATTTGATTACCAAAGCTGACTAG
- the lysS gene encoding lysine--tRNA ligase, translating to MSNEHFEELNDQQLVRREKMAALSEKGIDPFGKRFERTANSAELKAQYEDKSKEDLAELGATAVIAGRMMTKRGKGKAGFAHIQDREGQIQIYVRKDDVGEENYELFNKADLGDFIGVEGDIMRTNMGELSIHARRLTHLSKALRPLPEKFHGLTDTETIYRKRYLDLISNRESFDRFVTRSKIISEIRRYLDGLGFLEVETPVLHNEAGGAAARPFITHHNAQNIDMVLRIATELHLKRLIVGGMERVYEIGRIFRNEGMDATHNPEFTSIEVYQAYADYLDIMNLTEGIIQHTAKAVVGDGPITYQGTEINIHLPFKRLHMVDAIKEQTGVDFWQEMTFEEAKAVASVHKVPVEKHYTEVGQIINAFFEEFVEDTLIQPTFIYGHPVAVSPLAKKNPEDDRFTDRFELFIMTKEYGNAFTELNDPIDQLERFKAQAKAKELGDDEATGIDYDYVEALEYGMPPTGGLGIGIDRLCMLLTDTTTIRDVLLFPTMK from the coding sequence ATGTCAAACGAACATTTTGAAGAATTAAATGACCAGCAACTCGTTCGCCGTGAAAAAATGGCGGCTCTTAGCGAAAAAGGGATTGATCCATTCGGAAAACGATTTGAACGCACAGCTAATTCAGCAGAATTAAAAGCACAATACGAAGATAAAAGCAAGGAAGATTTGGCTGAATTGGGTGCTACTGCTGTTATTGCAGGACGTATGATGACAAAACGTGGAAAAGGAAAAGCAGGCTTTGCCCACATCCAAGACCGCGAAGGTCAAATCCAAATCTATGTCCGTAAAGATGATGTCGGTGAAGAAAACTATGAACTCTTCAATAAGGCTGACCTCGGAGACTTTATCGGGGTTGAGGGAGACATCATGCGGACCAATATGGGTGAATTATCCATTCATGCCCGCAGATTAACCCACTTGTCAAAAGCCCTTCGCCCATTACCAGAAAAATTCCACGGCTTAACAGATACCGAAACCATTTACCGCAAACGCTACTTAGACTTGATTTCAAACCGTGAAAGTTTTGACCGCTTTGTCACTCGTAGCAAGATTATCTCAGAAATTCGCCGTTACCTAGACGGGCTTGGTTTCTTAGAAGTCGAAACCCCTGTCCTTCATAATGAAGCTGGTGGTGCTGCCGCCCGTCCATTCATCACCCATCACAATGCCCAAAACATTGATATGGTTCTACGGATTGCAACAGAATTACATTTGAAACGCTTGATTGTCGGCGGTATGGAACGTGTCTATGAAATCGGTCGTATCTTCCGTAATGAAGGAATGGATGCTACTCACAATCCAGAATTTACATCCATTGAGGTCTACCAAGCTTATGCCGACTACCTTGATATCATGAACTTGACAGAAGGTATCATTCAACACACTGCAAAAGCTGTTGTCGGAGACGGACCAATCACTTATCAAGGTACAGAAATCAATATTCACCTACCATTCAAACGCCTTCACATGGTTGATGCGATTAAGGAACAAACGGGAGTTGATTTCTGGCAAGAGATGACCTTTGAAGAAGCTAAGGCTGTTGCAAGTGTGCATAAGGTTCCTGTTGAAAAACATTATACTGAAGTTGGTCAAATCATCAATGCCTTCTTCGAAGAATTTGTAGAAGATACCCTCATCCAGCCAACCTTTATCTATGGACATCCTGTGGCTGTGTCACCACTTGCTAAGAAAAATCCTGAAGACGACCGCTTCACGGATCGTTTTGAACTCTTTATTATGACCAAAGAGTATGGAAATGCCTTTACTGAGTTGAATGATCCCATTGATCAATTGGAACGCTTTAAGGCGCAAGCTAAAGCCAAAGAATTGGGAGATGATGAAGCAACTGGCATTGACTACGACTATGTAGAAGCTCTTGAATACGGTATGCCCCCAACAGGCGGACTCGGTATCGGAATCGACCGCCTCTGCATGCTCCTAACTGACACAACTACTATTCGTGACGTCTTACTATTCCCCACGATGAAATAA